Proteins from one Periplaneta americana isolate PAMFEO1 chromosome 6, P.americana_PAMFEO1_priV1, whole genome shotgun sequence genomic window:
- the LOC138701043 gene encoding SUZ RNA-binding domain-containing isoform X2, with translation MAACEDVDVIESWEDIEESGVLDRKLLQAETPSPDESEIMSSRGTSNGPIILQGEEGIRTQYVPPEPTVKILKRPARNTLHGSGDGPLLNGDSKPRQPIKTLQQREQEYAEARLRILGEARSPEEQLQIATNDRLSTSGYFILF, from the exons ATGGCTGCCTGCGAAGACGTTGATGTTATCGAAAGTTGGGAAGATATCGAGGAATCTGGG GTTTTGGACAGAAAGCTGTTACAGGCAGAAACACCTTCTCCAGATGAATCAGAAATCATGTCAAG CCGGGGAACAAGTAATGGTCCAATAATATTGCAAGGAGAGGAGGGTATTAGAACTCAGTACGTTCCCCCAGAACCAACTGTTAAAATCCTGAAGAGACCTGCTAGAAATACTCTacatggtagtggtgatggtccTTTACTCAATGGAGACTCAAAACCTCGACAACCAATTAAAACTCTTCAACAG AGAGAACAAGAATATGCTGAAGCTAGATTAAGAATTCTAGGTGAAGCTCGAAGCCCAGAGGAACAGTTACAAATAGCAACAAATGATAG ACTCTCTACATCCGgatattttattctgttttaa
- the LOC138701043 gene encoding SUZ RNA-binding domain-containing isoform X1: protein MAACEDVDVIESWEDIEESGVLDRKLLQAETPSPDESEIMSSRGTSNGPIILQGEEGIRTQYVPPEPTVKILKRPARNTLHGSGDGPLLNGDSKPRQPIKTLQQREQEYAEARLRILGEARSPEEQLQIATNDRISKIQTKMELLRTSEMSNIVRLPKGPDGTRGFNVRR from the exons ATGGCTGCCTGCGAAGACGTTGATGTTATCGAAAGTTGGGAAGATATCGAGGAATCTGGG GTTTTGGACAGAAAGCTGTTACAGGCAGAAACACCTTCTCCAGATGAATCAGAAATCATGTCAAG CCGGGGAACAAGTAATGGTCCAATAATATTGCAAGGAGAGGAGGGTATTAGAACTCAGTACGTTCCCCCAGAACCAACTGTTAAAATCCTGAAGAGACCTGCTAGAAATACTCTacatggtagtggtgatggtccTTTACTCAATGGAGACTCAAAACCTCGACAACCAATTAAAACTCTTCAACAG AGAGAACAAGAATATGCTGAAGCTAGATTAAGAATTCTAGGTGAAGCTCGAAGCCCAGAGGAACAGTTACAAATAGCAACAAATGATAG GATTAGCAAAATTCAAACTAAAATGGAACTTTTAAGAACATCTGAAATGTCGAACATAGTCCGTCTTCCAAAGGGACCAGATGGAACCAGAGGTTTCAATGTTCGGAGGTAG